The following coding sequences are from one Streptomyces angustmyceticus window:
- a CDS encoding small basic family protein: MIAVLGLIVGVVVGLVVRPVVPTVVEPYLPIAVVAALDAVFGGLRAMLDGIFDDKVFVVSFLSNVVVAALIVFLGDKLGVGAQLSTGVVVVLGIRIFSNAAAIRRHVFRA; the protein is encoded by the coding sequence GTGATCGCCGTATTGGGCCTCATCGTGGGAGTCGTGGTCGGGCTTGTCGTCCGACCCGTGGTGCCGACGGTGGTCGAGCCCTACTTGCCGATCGCTGTCGTCGCGGCGCTGGACGCCGTGTTCGGTGGTCTGCGCGCGATGCTGGACGGCATCTTCGACGACAAGGTCTTCGTGGTCTCCTTCCTCTCGAATGTCGTCGTCGCCGCGCTGATCGTCTTCCTCGGCGACAAGTTGGGCGTCGGCGCCCAACTCTCCACGGGTGTCGTCGTGGTGCTGGGCATCCGGATCTTCTCCAACGCCGCCGCCATCCGTCGGCACGTCTTCCGGGCGTGA
- a CDS encoding DUF881 domain-containing protein has translation MCGMSQQRPDRSNTKTSAARPDASMSLLTNVMDHSLDDGYAEAAARKSETGVRGLPRTLRAKLGLAAGLVLAALVVTVGAAQARIAAPTLAKEREELINRIQKGTGEADRQQQRVDALRDDVSRMQREALKQHGSDKAELLGLLSGSTQVSGPGVKLVVDDAKDAESSGGGPRESSGFSDTGRVRDRDMQRVVNGLWASGAEAISVNGQRLTSLSAIRAAGDAILVDNKPLVPPYTVLAVGDGQRLSTAFQDSADGQYLHVLQENYGVRTRISVEHEVTLTPAPSLIVRTAKPQAGAAKADGTDIGKGTS, from the coding sequence ATGTGCGGCATGTCGCAGCAGCGCCCCGATCGGAGCAACACGAAGACCTCGGCCGCGCGCCCCGACGCGTCCATGTCGCTGCTGACCAATGTGATGGATCACAGCCTCGACGACGGATACGCCGAGGCCGCCGCCCGGAAGTCGGAAACCGGTGTGCGCGGTCTGCCGCGTACCCTGCGGGCCAAGTTGGGCCTCGCCGCCGGTCTGGTGCTCGCCGCTCTCGTGGTGACGGTGGGGGCGGCGCAGGCGCGGATTGCGGCACCGACGCTCGCCAAGGAGCGCGAGGAGCTGATCAACCGCATCCAGAAGGGCACCGGTGAGGCGGACCGGCAGCAGCAGCGGGTCGACGCGCTCCGGGACGACGTCAGCAGGATGCAGCGCGAGGCGCTGAAGCAGCACGGCAGCGACAAGGCCGAGCTGCTGGGGCTGCTGTCCGGTTCGACCCAGGTCTCCGGGCCCGGCGTGAAACTCGTCGTGGACGATGCCAAGGACGCGGAGTCCAGCGGCGGCGGACCGCGCGAGAGCAGTGGGTTTTCGGACACGGGGCGGGTGCGCGACAGAGACATGCAGCGCGTCGTCAACGGGCTGTGGGCGTCGGGTGCGGAGGCCATCTCCGTCAATGGACAGCGGCTTACGTCACTCTCGGCGATCAGAGCCGCAGGAGACGCCATACTGGTCGACAACAAGCCACTGGTGCCGCCTTATACGGTGCTGGCGGTGGGGGACGGGCAGAGGCTGAGCACCGCTTTCCAGGACAGCGCCGACGGCCAGTACCTGCATGTGCTGCAGGAGAACTACGGCGTGCGCACCCGGATTTCCGTGGAGCACGAGGTCACGCTGACGCCCGCGCCCAGTTTGATCGTACGTACCGCAAAGCCGCAGGCCGGTGCCGCCAAGGCGGACGGCACCGACATAGGGAAGGGCACATCGTGA